TGTCAAAATCCTCCAGAAGGTGTTCCGGGCTGTACCCGGGTATTTTTCAAAAAATAATTACGGCGCAAAACGTGTCAACAGAAAAGCCACCGGCACATCTTAGAGCCTTTGCCGAAGCCAGATCAAGACCTTGTCAAATTCCTCTTTCATCTCTGCCAAGGCCTTTCCGCGGTGACTGACTTGGTTCTTCTCTTGCGCAGAAAGCTGCGCAAAGGTCCTGTTCATGGGCGGATAAAAGAACACAGGGTCATAGCCGAATCCGTTGTCGCCGGCAGGCGCTTCGGCAATCAATCCCTCACACCGGGCTTCGTATGTGAGGGCCACGCCGGACGGAACCGCAATAGAGATTACGCACATAAAGGCTGCTCTTCGGTTTGCCTCTCCCTTCATCTCCTTCAATAATTTGTCGTTGTTTTCCTGGTCAGTAGCATACGGCCCTGCATACCGCGCTGAGCGCACGCCCGGAGCGCCTTGCAGGGCTTCCACCTCCAGGCCGGAATCATCCGCGAGGGCGGGCAGCCCAAGGACTTTGGCTGTGAATGAGGCCTTCTTGAAGGCATTGTCGTCAAATGTGTCGCCATCTTCTTCAACATCAGGTATGGGGCCAAAGTCATCCAGGTTCTTGATTTCCACGGGAAAATCTTTCAAAAGCTCTGACATCTCTCTTGTCTTTCCCGGGTTTCGCGTAGCCAAAACCAGCCATTGCTTACTTGTCATGGATCTTTCCTTTATAGGCGTTCACAGGTTCAGTGTTCAAGGTTATTTTTCTTTTGTTAACCTTGACTAACCCTGAGCGCTGAACCCGTGAACAGTTAGGCTTCCTGTCTTCTGCGCTCAGAAGTCCTGCCACGAAAGAAAAGCGCTGCAAGAGAAAATGCGAATACCATAATCCCATTCATAAGAAAAGGCATTTTGTAACCCCAGACCTGGTTGAGCCATCCTGAAAAAGCGGCAAATATGAATATGGCCGATGTCCGTATACAGAAAATGAGCCCCGAATTCCCGCCAAGTCTTGCTGCCGGAAAAAAACGAGCGGTGAGCACATCGGACTCCAAGATGGCCAGGGTGTCACCTGCTGTATGAATCATCCTGACTATGAGAAGGCTGAAAAACGTGTTTGTGAAAGCTGTTACGACCTGAAAACAGCTCGATATCAGAAGTCCCACGAGGAGCAACAAGAAGACCCTCTCTTTCTTGTCCATGAGGATACCGGCAAATGGCACTAGAAAGGCCATCCAGATCCCCAAGGCAAAAAACACAAGCCCTATCTCCTTTTTGTTCAGCCCGATGATATCCTTCATAAGAAGGCTGAGGCTTGTCTGCTCGGCCCCGAAGTGGGTGCCGAGGACAAAAACCACGGTCATGAGAAACAGGACATCCGGCTTTCTTATATCCTGGTTGTAGTCCTTGAAACTGAAAACCACAGGCGGAGCATCTTTTGCAAGGAGCGTTAGCAGTATAATGACAATGGACAGGATCAACGCCCCTTTGATCATGAGAACTGCACCTAATGTTTCATAGACATACCCGCCTACAAGAGGCCCAAGTCCGAAACCCAAGTACCCGCCCAGATGCAGGAAGGCCACTTTTTTCCCTCGTCCAGTGTGATCTATGAGCTTAAGATAAAGAGACATCAAGACCACCCTGATAGTGGCGGCCCCCACACCTCCAAGGATCACCACAAAGCAGACGCCGAAGAAGTCTCTCACGGTGATAAGGAGCAAGAAATAACAACTGTAACAGATGGCGCCCAAGGTGAGTGTCCTCTTCGGGGAGAAGTAGTCTGAAAACACACCAAAGGGAAGCACCAGAATAATGCTTGAGAGTGAGGTCAGTCCTATGGCAAAGCCTATCTGCTGATCGCTAAAACCGTAGGACTTGAAAAGTATAGGCAGGTATGCAAGGACCATCCAGAAGGAAAAGAAATAGAGGAGATAAGAGACAAAAAATACAGCTGATTTGGATCGGTCCATGCATATTTCCGGTCATGATGAACTCATGTATATAGCGCCTGAACGTAAAGTCATGTTCAGGCCAAATCCGAATTTTTGGCCGAAAAAACGGGGTCTTCGGTCAAGTACTACGTGGATGGAGACTACTTGATGACTTTAAGCCGCTTTTTTCTGTCCTTTTTTTCTTTTTCTTGCCGTTTGTCACACACCTTGCAAATCGTTTTTTCGCACGACTGTCGAATCGACTTAAGGACGTACTCCACATGCTCCAGGGGATGTTTTTTTAGATGGCCGCTGTTGATATAATCTATTCCCACTTTCTGCATCACAGCCAGGATGGTTCTGTACTCTTGCTTGTAGGCTTCTATGAATTCTTTGTCATCCATGACAGGGCTCAATAGAGATTCTCATACTGTTTCTTGTTAAAAGGCCTTTTCTTCTTTTTGATCCAGTAAGAAGCAGCTCCCTTGTCCCATTTCTGATCAAGAATATCCTTTCTGAGCAGCCTCATCATGAGGCCAACGGGAGTAACCACAAGATAGAACAGAAGAGACAGGACAATACGGGACATGAAAAAACCGAGTGCCACTGCCAGGCCCATCCATGCCCTGTACACGGCTCTTAGCGTTGCCGGAACCCACATTCCCAATCCGAAGAACAACACGCCCAACCCGATGCCTGCGTACCCAAGGGGCCTCCCCTTATAGACAAGGATGCCCCCGATAATGGCCAAAACCACCAGAAAGGTGATGCCAAAATTCCTGATGCTTTTAGGCCCTGTGTCAACTGCCTTTATTTCGTCAAGGAT
This genomic stretch from Deltaproteobacteria bacterium harbors:
- a CDS encoding XTP/dITP diphosphatase, giving the protein MTSKQWLVLATRNPGKTREMSELLKDFPVEIKNLDDFGPIPDVEEDGDTFDDNAFKKASFTAKVLGLPALADDSGLEVEALQGAPGVRSARYAGPYATDQENNDKLLKEMKGEANRRAAFMCVISIAVPSGVALTYEARCEGLIAEAPAGDNGFGYDPVFFYPPMNRTFAQLSAQEKNQVSHRGKALAEMKEEFDKVLIWLRQRL
- a CDS encoding MFS transporter, which gives rise to MDRSKSAVFFVSYLLYFFSFWMVLAYLPILFKSYGFSDQQIGFAIGLTSLSSIILVLPFGVFSDYFSPKRTLTLGAICYSCYFLLLITVRDFFGVCFVVILGGVGAATIRVVLMSLYLKLIDHTGRGKKVAFLHLGGYLGFGLGPLVGGYVYETLGAVLMIKGALILSIVIILLTLLAKDAPPVVFSFKDYNQDIRKPDVLFLMTVVFVLGTHFGAEQTSLSLLMKDIIGLNKKEIGLVFFALGIWMAFLVPFAGILMDKKERVFLLLLVGLLISSCFQVVTAFTNTFFSLLIVRMIHTAGDTLAILESDVLTARFFPAARLGGNSGLIFCIRTSAIFIFAAFSGWLNQVWGYKMPFLMNGIMVFAFSLAALFFRGRTSERRRQEA